In the Buchnera aphidicola (Periphyllus lyropictus) genome, ATAACATCAACATGTTTTTTATGATGAAAATAATTTAAATTAGTATCGATTATATCAAAATTTATATATCCTTGAGTATTATAAAAATGATATAAAGTTTTTAAATCTTCTTGTAAATCTTTAATATCATATTTTTTTTCCATAAAATTATCTAATAAAGATGTTTTTTTATTAAAATTAAATAAAGAAAAAATTTCTTTTGAAGAAAATTTTTTATTACCTACGATATATAAATTATCAATTTTAGTAGATTTATTTTCATGAATAATTATTTCTAATTGTTCTAAATTATTTTTTTTAATATTTTTTTTAAATATAATTTTTACATTATTTTTTAAAACATTTGAATAATATTCAAAAATTTTATCTTTAAATACAGCTATATTTTTTTCATCAAAAAAAGAATTTTCATAAATATTTGAAGCTTGTAAAATTTCTTTAATAGAATTATCATCTATAAATCTATTACCATAAAAACGTAATTTTGATAAAATAGGAAATTCTTCTAGCAAGAAAGTAATTTTATCATCTGATCGAGAAACCTGTACTTTTTTAAATTTCTTATTAGAATAAAAGTTTTTTATACTATCTTGTATATCTTGTTTTGAACAATATTCATTTTCAGAAAAAGTTAAACAACTTAAAGCTTCTTTTTTAGAAACGTTATGCAAACCTTGAATTTCTATATTTTTAAATAAAAAATTATCACAAGCATAAGAAAAATCTGTATTAAAAATTAATAAAAATATAAAAAATAAATTTCTTAATCTTATTTGATTATACATTTTTTTAAAGAAAACCTCGTTAATAATAAATTTAATTTTAAAAAATATAAGATAATTTTTAAAAAATATAAACTTTTTATGAATATAAAAAAAAATTTTTTAAATCTTATACATTATTAAATTTTTTAAAAAAACATAATAATAAATATTGTACAATAAATAGTATTTTTTACAAATTTTAATTTTAAATTTTTAAAAAAAAATTTAAAAATATTTTTATTTTTTATTTTTATATTATCTATTTTTTAATTTTATTAAATAAATATAAATTTAGAAATTTATTTATAATTAAAAAAAAAGAAAATAAAAAAAAAAAAAAATAAAATACATTATCTATTCTAAAAAAATAATGTATTTTATAAAATATTTAATTAAATCTATATTCATAAAAAACATTTTTTTATTGAATTTTTTAAAAATTTAATAATTCTTTTTTTTTTAATTGTAATAAACTATCAATTTTTTTAATATAAGAATTAGTTAATAACTGAATATCATATTTATGTTTTTTTTTTTCATTTTTTCCTATATTTATGTCTTTTGAAATTTTTTTTACTTCATCATTTGCCTTTCTTCTAACTAATCTAATACAAATTTTACTTTTTTCTGAACTTTCATGAACTATTTTAATTAAATTTTTTCTTCTTTCTTCTGTTAATTGAGGTATTGGAACTCTAATTATTTCATCAGAAATAATTGGATTTAATCCTAAATTAGAACTAATAATAGATTTTTCTATATTTTTATTTGAATTTTTATCAAAAGAATGAACTCTTAAAGTTCTAGAATCTTCTATAGTAATATTAGAAATAGTTCCTAAAGAAACTTTTTTATTATAATATTCTACAGGTAAATCTTTTAATAAATCTGGAGAAGCTCTTCCTGTTCTTAAACGATTAATAGATAAAATAAAATTATTTACACATATTTTCATTTTCTTTTTAGTTTTTTCTATAATATTTTTTATCATTTTAAACTCTACTTTTTTTTAGAAAAAATATTAAAATTTTTTAATATAAACTTTTAAAAATTTTCTTAAATAATTAATTCTCTAATTTATAAAAGTATTTTTTAATTAATTAAAGTTCCTTCACTAACTCCAGTAATTATTCTATATAACGCTCCAGGTTTATTTATATTAAAAACACATATTGGTAATTTATAATCTCTTGCTAATGAAAATGCAGATAAATCCATAATTTTTAATTCTTTCTTTAATACTTCTTTATAGCTTAATTTAGAATATAAAATAGCATTATTATTTTTTTTTGGATCGGATGTATAAACACCATCTACTAAAGTTCCCTTTAAAACAATATCAGCATGAACTTCAATCGCTCTTAAACAAGCTGCAGAATCTGTAGTAAAAAATGGATTTCCTATTCCAGCAGAAAAAATTACAACTATTTTTTTTGATAACAAATTAATCGCTCTACTCCAATTATAAATTTCACAAATTCCATTTAATGGAATAGCTGACATCAATTCAGTTTTAATATTCATTTTATTCATAGAATTATTAATCGCTAAACCATTTATAACTGTAGAAAGCATACCAATATGATCTGAAACTACTCGGTTAATTCCCATTTTTTGAAGTTGACTACCTCGAAATAAATTTCCTGCACCTATTACAATACCTAATTCAATATTCAAATCAATAATTCTTTTTATTTCTTTAGATAAAAAATCTAAAGATTTAATATGAATTTTAGAACTTCCATTAATATCAATTAATGATTCTCCACTTAATTTTAATAATACTCTAGTATACTTAATTGAATTCTTAACTTTGTTCATATATAAAAACCTATAATACCAATATTTTATAAATAATAAATATATAAAAAATTATACTTAAAAAAATTTACTTCAAAATTATAAAACATTATAAAAAATTATAAAAATTAATTTAATAATTTATATTATTAATTCACCAACTTCAAAACGAGCAAAATTATTTAATTTAATACTATTTTCTAATAAATATTGTTCAACCGTTTTTTTTGGATCGATTACAAAAGATTGTTTAATAAGAGATATTTCACTAATAAATTTATTCATTCTTCCAATAACGATTTTTTTTGCTATAGAAATTGATTTTCCAGTTTGTAAAGAACGAGATAACTGAATTTTTTTTTCTTTAGATATAATATCTTTAGGGATATTTTCAGGATTTAAATATAAAGGTTTTTTTGCTGCTATATGCATGGAAATATATTTTATTAAATTATTATCATTTGAATTACTTTTTAATAAAACACCAATTTTAGAACGATG is a window encoding:
- the frr gene encoding ribosome recycling factor → MIKNIIEKTKKKMKICVNNFILSINRLRTGRASPDLLKDLPVEYYNKKVSLGTISNITIEDSRTLRVHSFDKNSNKNIEKSIISSNLGLNPIISDEIIRVPIPQLTEERRKNLIKIVHESSEKSKICIRLVRRKANDEVKKISKDINIGKNEKKKHKYDIQLLTNSYIKKIDSLLQLKKKELLNF
- the pyrH gene encoding UMP kinase, whose amino-acid sequence is MNKVKNSIKYTRVLLKLSGESLIDINGSSKIHIKSLDFLSKEIKRIIDLNIELGIVIGAGNLFRGSQLQKMGINRVVSDHIGMLSTVINGLAINNSMNKMNIKTELMSAIPLNGICEIYNWSRAINLLSKKIVVIFSAGIGNPFFTTDSAACLRAIEVHADIVLKGTLVDGVYTSDPKKNNNAILYSKLSYKEVLKKELKIMDLSAFSLARDYKLPICVFNINKPGALYRIITGVSEGTLIN